tatgtcatgattcacattattatgtcatgattcacatgtataagacacattattatgtcatgattcacatgtataagacacattattatgtcatgattcacatgtataagacacattattatgtcatgattcacatgtataagacgcattattatgtcatgattcacatgtataagacgcattattatgtcatgattcacatgtataagacgcattattatgtcatgattcacatgtataagacgcattattatgtcatgattcacatgtataagacgcattattatgtcatgattcacatgtataagacacattattatgtcatgattcacatgtataagacacattattatgtcatgattcacatgtataagacacattattatgtcatgattcacatgtataagacgcattattatgtcatgattcacatgtataagacgcattattatgtcatgattcacatgtataagACTTGCAAGTTAATGGTAAACCCTTACgctaattacagtgaatatgGTATGTTTActtgtaaatacatgtagtcaTGATTTGCATACAATATCCGCCTATTAAAAAACAAGCGCAGTGACATAATGTATAAGTGGACTGCAATGCACTAAACAATTGTTGTGATATAATATTCTGTGATCCAAGTCTGTGCGACACTGCAtgcataggaggccgtccttatatgactctggctgttaataggacgttctttaatcaaacaaacaaaccaacaaaccATTGGCAGAGGTGAATGTGGAGACCTCATTTAACCCTGGTGGagattacatttatatataaacaaactaaACACTTTTCTTGTGTTGGCTGCAACAAAAGGTGACAAATAAATATGGCTATTTGTGGCAGTGTCAGGTAATCTGTGATACAGATCTCCATGGGCCATTCAATTCAAACAGATATCTTCCTTTGGGAAAGTGCTATCCTGGTCCAATGGTCAAAAGTCAAGGTCGCTTACTGAAATAAAACTTTTCAAACAATAAAGTAACAGAATGATATTGAgataaacaatttttatttttataaacagTGATTGACTATTTGACCTCTTGCATGATAATGACATTATATTGTACTTGCCTGTTTTTCCCCCCAGTGGTCTGGAATGACATCCTTTCTACGGTAGTAATACGCTGCACCTGCTACATGTCCTGCGGTCTGAACTAGGATCTTAGGGCGTCGTTTGTGGTTCAGCTCAAAGTCATGAATCGCTTCAATTTCTATATCAGGAAAATTCTGATGGAGAAAATAAGTTCTTTTAGGATTTTTAGATTGTCAATGATGTTTCAGATAGGGAATAAGTATTCTTTTTATTTGTGAGTTGGCgtcaatttttagctcacctgtgcctagctactgttgtagcggaaaagatatcaccttctgactgacttttcggtcagaaggtgatatctttccGCTACAACAGAAGCTAACCTGTGCCTTGCCCCTCTTGCCCAcaagggtcagagccaaaatttatacaaactctgtgcCCCTTCCACCAAGGAATTTCTGGCCAAATATGGTTTAATGTTAAATTCTTTAATTGGTAGCTATTCAAAGGAAATTTATTGCAGTTGACAGAAGGATGGACAACAGACTGCTGTGCCATGGCATATGCTCACCAGACTTTTGGGCCAAGGGGTCTTAAAACTTATTTAATAAAGATAATTCTACATCAAGAGTATGCATTTTGAGTGTGGACTTATATCCAGGTggaatttcaatttcatttccattaaattatatttgtactATATCTTTAACCCTATGGGAAACATCTATTTTGGCAACTTAAGACGAAAAACATCCGTTGATTATTGTAGACTGATCATTGCTTATTAACGGTctttatatgaaatgaatatgTAACAGGAAAgcagaaaatgtagcagccagaccagATTTTGAAACCAGTACCTCCGAACACTTAATTAGTCGAATTGTTCTTTCGATTGAGTTACCTGTCATTGATGATCAACCCAAGGCAATtttgctacaaaaatatgaattgAAATGCCGAATATTTGTTCACTAACCTCTTTCACCAGTTTGAAATGATGTGCTACACATTGGTCTATAGGGTCTCGGATGTCTCCTTCACACTGCTGCCGACAGATGAATGGTTTGAAGGCTTTGTCGTACATATGAGGGGTACTGATCACCAACAATGCCAATGTATCGGCGACGTGCGACAGTATAAACGGTTCATCAACACACTCATTGTACCAGCCTACCTGTAAAATTTATTAACTTGTGTACTTTCGCTTTCAGCATTCACATTTCCATAAAAGcgttataaaaataatgaatcgGTATAATTCTTCCTGACTCAAAATACAAGACTTGTTTAGTATAACTGTCAACATATTTTAGCAGTCTACACAGCTGGCCATGGTCTACACCCTGCGTACAAAATCCGTCAAAGTTAGTGACGTACCATTCACTCCGTCAAAACTGGTAACGTTTCATTCACTCACTTACCTTGAACGGATGTACTTCGAATCCCGCACCGTCTAATATATTTTCAACTACTTCAACAATTGTCTTTGAATTTATATGATTATCGGTTGTCATTGTCACACATTCATAATTAACATAACGATTATAAAATAGACCGGACGACCGCAAGACCacaaacaaaaatttacaagGAAGTAACAGACTAATGATAATATTGGAGCCGGAAACTGTGTGAAAATCcggacaaaatatttttttgggAGAAAACATCGTACAGCACCGAAAaggttaataaaaaaaagtaatcCATGATCAAATTtgttatattcatttttatacttttttatcCAAGCATAGTCGAACGTTTTTCccataataatataaatagaGAAATGATTTAAAAAGTATGCATGAATATCCTAGGCCTGTCCTAAACCAGAAACATTTGTTTCTGCCTAAACCAAGTAACAAATGCCACCTAAATTGTATGGAATtgttattgaaaacattttgtgttagggtttttaatttgatgaaataaataacaaacatgACCATAATTAAGGTCATACTGTTGTAGTGGAAAAGATATCTTCTGACCGACTTTTCTCggtgatatcttttccactACAACAGTACCTAAGGTCACAGGTGTCCAAGATAAAGATATTGATCttccaaatttgttgaaataaataaccttgacctgaATTTAACGACACATGTGTCTGATAAGCTAAAATTTTGTCAACAAGAAAACTGAGATGAAGGGTAACTAAAAGTGAAATGAACAGGatgaaactttttttataacttattttttattcaagttTTCATATGCAATACACATGACATAATTATTTCCTTATTATCATTCTCACTATTACCATCCTCACCTCAAATTATCAACCATACATAAAAATACTAtctccatcatcatcattccaTACATTTCTCAAGTCATTATCACATCTTCGAAACACATTCATTCACTCATTGATCAGTACTCAATTTATAGCTTCATCCATTTATTAACACTGTGCTAGCTATGATCTTCACATtcaatcatcattttcatcTACCTTACACACATCTTTCATTTCCAAACAATTGTTATCATtagtattatattttttcttaagCTTAAGTGGAGATTTAATTCACATTACTTAAAACTTATTGTtgaaaaattgatattaaaataacTACATGTGTATTGCACGTTTTTGATAGAAAGGAAAAGAAACCAAAGAAGGAAAAAAAGGAGATAAGAAGTCTTAAAAGCAGGGAGATAACAAGagagaaataaacaaaaagggGATGGTAGGCTAggaagttattattattattatttttttttttttgccttgtGAAGGTTTACTTTGTATGATTCACCATAAGTAGAATAAAAATGTGAGCAAGagagataaataaataaataaataaataaataaataaaaattaagaaaattcaaTGAGTTTTTTCCATTTACTCCATTCACCAGGATgaaacttaatttcaactaagTTTGTTCAGATGAATAACCATGATCTTCATTCATGGTCACATGCAGCAAATAGACTGAAAATTTAAAccacttcttgtcaataactattAGGTTCAGCGACTTGGACTTGTAATGTGCCCAGATAAATTAATATGACCTTCATGCAAACATTGGGACTCATAGCATGCTTTGATGAAGTGCTTACaggattattcaaataaattaccttgaGTGGTGTTCTCCCTTAAGGATTTTTTCATACTGGTCATGGGGACTGGCTGACCCTGAAAGTTACTCATCCTGACTGTTGAAAGTTACTTGTCCatacaaagttacaattcatcctTGTAGTTCACATAATTACTAGCATGTAATAggcttttttaaataaaatatatatgcatatcCAGATTAGTACCATATGCGCTCTCAACAAAGTTGACTGGAAACcagaatattatgtaaatttgttGTCAGTTTTTTCTCCAGACCTGCTTTCAGTTTACTATCAGATAATCCAGGGGTGGTTATAACAATAATGAATGTCACCCCAGGAGTGCCAAGGATGCCTATCTATACCTAGGATCATCAGGTAATAGGCGAGTGATTGGGAGCCATTGGACACTTCCTTGGTGGAGATCAGGTAATAGGCCAGTGATTGGGGGCCATTGGACACTTCCTTGGTGGCGATCAGGTAATAGCGAGTGATTGGGGGCCATTGGACACTTCCTTGGTGGCAATCAGGTAATAGGCGAGTGATTGGGTGCCATTGGACACTTCCTTGGTGGAGATCAGGTAATAGGCCAGTGATTGGGGGCCATTGGACACTTCCTTGGTGGCGATCAGGTAATAGCGAGTGATTGGGTGCCATTGGACACATCCTTGGTGGAGATCAGGTAATTGGCGAGTGATTGGGGGCCATTGGACACTTCCTTGTTGGAAATCAGGTAATTGGCGAGTGATTGGGAGCCATTGGACACTTCCTTGGTGGAGATCAGGTAATAGGCGAGTGATTGGGGGCCATTGGACACTTCCTTGGTGGCGATCAGGTAATAGGCGAGTGATTGGGTGCCATTGGACACTTCCTTGGTGGAGATCAGGTAATAGGCGAGTGATTGGGAGCCATTGGACACTTCCTTGGTGGAGATCAGGTAATAGGCGAGTGATTGGGAGCCATTGGACACTTCCTTGGTGGAGATCAGGTAATAGGCGAGTGACTGGGAGCCATTGGACACTTCCTTGGTGGCGATCAGGTAATAGCGAGTGATTGGGGGCCATTGGACACTTCCTTGGTGGCGATCAGGTAATAGGCGAGTGATTGGGTGCCATTGGACAGTTCCTTGGTGGAGATCAGGTAATTGGCGAGTGATTGAGAGCCATTGGACACTTCCTTGGTGGAGATCAGGTATTAGGCGAGTGATTGGTAGCCATTGGACACTTCCTTGGTGGAGATCAGGTAATAGGCGAGTGACTGGGAGCCATTGGACACTTCCTTGGTGGAGATCAGGTAATAGGCGAGTGATTGGGAGCCATTGGACACTTCCTTGGTGGAGATCAGGTAATAGGCGAGTGATTGGGGGCCATTGGACACTTCCTTGGTGGAGATCAGGTAATAGGCGAGTGATTGGGGGCCATTGGACACTTCCTTGGTGGAGATCAGGTAATAGGCGAGTGATTGGGAGCCATTGGACACTTCCTTGGTGGAGATCAGGTAATAGGCGAGTGATTGGGGGCCATTGGACACTTCCTTGTTGGAAATCAGGTAATAGGCGAGTGATTGGGAGCCATTGGACACTTCCTTGGTGGAGATCAGGTAATAGGCGAGTGATTGGGAGCCATTGGACACTTCCTTGGTGGAGATAACTTGAGTGCAGTTACCCAGTAAACTCACATGAAGCTGTATTATTCAAAAGATCTTTACAGCAAGTTGAAAATTGTTTACACAAAAagaattcaataatttgattatCTACCTGTTACTGGGTAACCCAAAATTAGATGTTTGACAAGGAGTAACTTATGAAAGATTTGAACATGCTGGTCAGAAGTTAGGAATTCTCAGtcgatattgatataaacacattgacCCCTGGGGCAAATTAGAACAATCACTTGTACTGAATCTACCAGTCCAATCTCAACACTGTCCAGTAAATCAGTTTCATGCTAATTTACCTGATACCTTGCTTAATTAATTAAAGTGGCTGCTGTGGCCAAGTGTTTGATATTCAactgctgtggccaagtgtctgatattctattACTGTGaccaagtgtctgatattctacttcTGTGGCcgagtgtctgatattctactactgcggccaagtgtctgatattctactgctgtggccaagtgtctgatattctactactgcggccaagtgtctgatattctactgctgtggccaagtgtctgatattctactgctgtggccaagtgtctgatattctacttctgtggccaagtgtctgatattctactgctgtggccGAGTGTCCaatattctactgctgtggccaagtgtctgatattctgcTTCTGTGGCcgagtgtctgatattctactactgcggccaagtgtctgatattctacttctgtggccaagtgtctgatattctactgctgtggccaagtgtctgatattctactgctgtggccaagtgtctgatattctactgctgtggccaagtgtctgatattctacttctgtggccaagtgtctgatattctactgctgtggccaagtgtctgatattctactgctgtggccaagtgtccaatattctactgctgtggccaagtatctgatattctactgctgtggccaagtgtctgatattcaactgctgtggccaagtgtctgatattctactgctgtggccaagtgtctgTTATTCTACTACTGTGGCCaaatgtctgatattctactgctgcAGTCGTATTCAAGTGTCTGATATTActactgctgtggccaagtgtctgatattctataCTGTGgctgtggccaagtgtctgatattctactgctgcggccaagtgtctgatatttctactgctgtggccaagtgtctgatattctactgctgtggccaagtgtctgatattctactgctgcggccaagtgtctgatattctactgctgtggccaagtgtctgatattctactgctgcggccaagtgtctgatattctactgctgtggccaagtgtctgatattctactgctgtggccaagtgtctgatattctactgctgtggccaagtgtctgttattctactgctgtggccaagtgtctgatattctactgctgtggccaagtgtctgatattctactgctgtggccaagtgtctgTTATTCTACTActgtggccaagtgtctgatattctactgctgtggccaagtgtctgatattctactgctgtggccaagtgtctgatattctactgctgtggccaagtgtctgatattctactgctgtggccaagtgtctgatattctactgctgtggccaagtgtctgatattctactgctgtggccaagtgtctgatattctactgctgtggccaagtgtctgatattctactgctgtggccaagtgtctgatattctactgctgcggccaagtgtctgatattctactgctgtggccaagtgtctgttattctactgctgtggccaagtgtctgatattcaactgctgtggccaagtgtctgatattctactgctgtggccaagtgtctgatattctactgctatggccaagtgtctgatattctactgctgtgggccaagtgtctgatattcaACTGCTGTGGCCAAGcgtctgatattctactgctgtggccaggtgtctgatattctactactGTGGCCAAGTATCTGATATTCTATTActgtggccaagtgtctgatattctactgctgtggccaagtgtctgatattctattactgtggccaagtgtctgatattctattactgtggccaagtgtctgatattctactgctgtggccaagtATCTGATATTCTATtgctgtggccaagtgtctgatattctattactgtggccaagtgtctgatattctattGCTGTGGCCAAGtatctgatattctactgctgtggccaagtgtctgatattttactgctgtggccaagtgtctgatattctactgctgtggccaagtATCTGTTATTCCTATTACTGCTGTGGCCAAGTATCCTGATATttctactgctgtggccaagtgtctgatattctactgctgtggctGAGTGTCTaatattctactgctgtggctGAGTTGTCCaatattctactgctgtggcaAGTAttctgatattctactgctgtggccGAGTGTTTGATATTCTACTTGCTGTGGCCAAgtgtgtctgatattctactgctgtggctGAGTGTCTAATATTCTACTGCTGAGTGTCCCAATATTCTACTGCTGTGTCCAAGTGTCTGATATTTACTGCTGTGGCcgagtgtctgatattctacttctgtggccaagtgtctgatattctacttctgcggccaagtgtctgatattctactgctgtggccaagtgtcCGATATTCTACTtgctgtggccaagtgtctgatattctactgctgtggccaagtgtctgatattctactgctgtggccaagtgtctgatattctactgctgtggccaagtgtctgttattctactgctgtggccaagtgtctgatattctactgctgtggccaagtgtctgatattctactgatgtggccaagtgtctgatattctactactGCGTGGCCAAGTGTCTGttattctactgctgtggccaagtgtctgatattctactgctgtggccaagtgtctgatatactactgctgtggccaagtgttctgatattctactgctgcGGCCAAGTGTCTGttattctactgctgtggccaagtgtctgatattctacttctgtggccaagtgtctgatattctactgctgtggccaagtgtctgatattctactactgtggccaagtgtctgatattctattACTGTCtccaagtgtctgatattctattactgtggccaagtgtctgatattctactgctgtggccaagtgtctgatattctactgctgtggccaagtgtctgatattctactgctgtggccaagtgtctgatattctattactgtggccaagtgtctgatattctactgctttggccaagtgtctgatat
This portion of the Argopecten irradians isolate NY chromosome 6, Ai_NY, whole genome shotgun sequence genome encodes:
- the LOC138326061 gene encoding cyanocobalamin reductase / alkylcobalamin dealkylase-like — protein: MFSPKKIFCPDFHTVSGSNIIISLLLPCKFLFVVLRSSGLFYNRYVNYECVTMTTDNHINSKTIVEVVENILDGAGFEVHPFKVGWYNECVDEPFILSHVADTLALLVISTPHMYDKAFKPFICRQQCEGDIRDPIDQCVAHHFKLVKENFPDIEIEAIHDFELNHKRRPKILVQTAGHVAGAAYYYRRKDVIPDHWGEKQKIFGVSVHPKYGGWFALRGVLIFKAVTCPELVQISPPDVIPDRDTRIELLERFNKHWQDWSFRDIIPVTDKYSEEQKQYFATKPGERLAFVQTIRNSVGGVPD